GCCGACCACTGTGGCGATGCTCTTGAGACGCTCGGAATCACCGATTTCAAGGTCCCGACCGTTCCTTTCCCGCGGATCACCTACAAAGAGGCAATCGAGATCTCCACCGCCGGCGGGGAGCCGCTCGTTTTCGGTGACGATCTTTCGACCGCTGCCGAGAGGATCGTCGGAGAGAAGATGGGAACGATGTACTTCATCACCGAATGGCCGACCTCCACGAGACCGTTCTACACCATGCTGTTCGAAGACCGCCCCGAGGTCTGCCGTGCATTCGATATGATGCACCCAAGAATGGAACTGACCTCAGGCGCTCAGCGCTGTCATATCCACTCCCTTCTCGTTGAGCAGATCAAAGCAAAAGGTCTCAACCCCGACGCATTCGAGTTCTACTTAAATCCGTTCAGATACGGTATGCCGCCCCACGCAGGCTGGGGACTCGGCGCCGAACGCCTGGTCATGACCATGCTCGATCTCCAGAATATCAGGGAAGCCGTTCTCTTCCCGCGGGACCGACACAGAGTCAGTCCATAACCCTTTTTTATGATAAAACATCTCGTTCTCTTCAAACTCAATGACCCGGCATGCTCCGAAAAAGTCCGCGATCTCCTTCTCTCCATGAAAGGGACCGTTGAACAGATCAGAGAGATCGAGGTCGGTATTGATTATGCGCACACCGAGCGGTCCTTCGATGTCGCGCTTTCAGTCATCGTGGATGATGAAGATGCCCTTCGCGGTTATGCCGAGCATCCCTATCACGCAGGCCCGGTCAAAAAATATGTTCAGAGCGTGAGCGAAAAAAGTGTGACTGCAGATTATTACATCTGATTATTCAGATCCCGTCCTCTTTTCCGAAAAGGAACACCTCTTCGATCGGACACTCGAATACGAGGGAAAGTTTGTGGGCGAGAAGGACCGAAGGATTATACAGGCCCTTCTCAAGCGAGATGATCGTTCTCGAAGAGACGGAGATGATCTCTGCAAGTTCCGCCTGGGTCATGCCCCGGGCGACCCGCAGTTCTTTGATCCGGTTCTCCATTAGAGCCTCTTGTCGTAATATATGTGCGAGCCGATGGAAAGAGCAGCGAGCAGAACGACAAGCCCACAGGCCGTAAGTGTCACATATAATTCAACGCCGATAAGAGCCGAGGCGAGTGTTAGAAAACACAATACCGGCGTAAAGATACGGACAGTGTTCCAGCCGGCACGTTCCCGGATACGGATATTGCGCTCATCATTCACTTCGATCTCCTGCATTTTCCGGATCTCGGGCGTCTCAACAGATTTTACGACGGATTTTCCAATCAGATTTCCTACGGAAAGCGCAAGTAATGCGGCACCGAACCCGTAGCAGGCTCCGTTAATGGTCGTGCTTCCCGTAAAAACAAACATTGCGAGAAGAATCAGGACAACGCCGGCGGCCAGTCCTATAGCCGATATGAGTATTTCCTTTTTCATATACTATAATGTGAAGTTTATTTCATATGAAGTTTTCTTCACACAATCGCCAAAGGGACGATGGGATATTATTAACAGGGAATAACTCTAAATAGAACCAGCCAAACGAGGTACATGTATGCCGACAAGTAAGAAACAGCTGGAAAAGTTAAACAAAGTAAAGAAAGCAAAGGCCGAAGAACTCTCGAAGCTTGCAGAATCCGGCAGCAAAGACGCAAAAAAGAAGCTCAAGAAACTCGAGAAAAAACTCAAATAATCAGCTGATCGTCCCATACGGCCCAATGAGGCGTATGGGAGACCATCTTTTTTGAATGAATGTGTGATTTTTGAAAATTGGAGATCATGCGTTTTTCAGCGCAACGATCTCCTTTACATCAACCAGTTTCCAAACCATTGTTCGTTCTTCGCCGACGATCTTATCAGGGGACTCGGTGGGTAAGTGACCCAGGGCATAGAGACTATTTTCCGAGATTTTTTTGTCTGAGATAAGCTGGACGAAGTGACTTTTTACCGCACGTTTTCTCGCATCGTCCGTCACCTCGGAGAGTTTGCCGAGCAGTGTCACGAACTTGTAGGTCGACATTTCCGGAGCGACATTTTCGATCTCGACGGATACGGCCGGATTCTGGGAGAACAGTTCCATTTTTTTGCCGTAGCGTGTCGAGAGGAAGTAGAGGTTTTTCTCGTCAAAGACGTAGAGAAACGGTGCGATGTAGGGATATTCTTTCCCTAGGAAGGCAATCCGCGATAGGACATTGTTACGGATGAGTGAGTCGTATTCGCTTTTTTGCATCTTCGGAATTTTTAATGGTGCGGACATTGGTGATCAAGCAATAGATTCTCATACGAAAAAATAAACTCTTGGTTTGCGGCAGATGAGATGGTCCCCGATCCAGAGGATTTTTATCTTACCGGGACGACCTATCATATCATGGATCTCCCCTGTATTATGCCGACGACGGTCGTCGGATCGTTTCCCTGCGTGAAAGGAACGGGAATTTCGTCTTTAATCGACCCTTACAAAAAAGCGGTGCAGTTTGCCGTAGCCGAACAGATACGGGCGGGGGTGGATATTATTTCGGACGGACAGGTGAGAGCCGATATGGTCCAGGCATTCGTCTCAAAACTGCCGGGGATTTCGGATAAGACCGTTCTTGGAAAGATCGGGGCGGCAGATAAGCCGATCACGGTCGGCGATACGAAGTATGCCCTGACAAAGACGAAATATGTGAAGGGGATCCTTACCGGACCCTGTACGCTCGCCTACGCTCTGCAGGTGGATACACCGATCTACCGGAACAAGGAAGAGGTGATGATGGATCTTGCCGCCGCTCTGCATCAGGAGGCGAAGTATCTTGCAGAGACCGGGGTTACGATCATTCAGGTGGATGAGCCGATCCTTTCAACTGGGGCGATTTCGGTTGATACGGCACGAGAGGCGCTCAAAATAATCTTCGCCGGGATCAAAACCCCGTCCTGCATCCATACGTGCGGGATGCTTGGCAAGATCGCGGATTCCTGGACGAAGCTTCCGGTGGATATTCTGGATTTCGAGTATGCGGTGTCGATGGAGAATCTGTCCGTTCTTTCGAAGAGAGATCTTGCAGGAAAAAAGATCGGCTGCGGGTGCGTGAAGAGTTCGGATCCGCATATCGAGTCGGTGAAGGAGATCGAAGAGAGGATCACGGCCTGCGTGGATGCGTTCGGGGCAGAGAATATTCTGATCGATCCGGACTGCGGTCTTCGGATGCATACCCCGGAGACGGCGTTCGAGAAGCTTGCACGGATGTGCGAAGCGACGCGGAACGTGCGGGGTGCCCTCTGATTTTTGATGACGGAAGAGGAGAGGATATTTGCAGGCAGGCTCTTTGACGCACGATCAAAGGAGCTGCGCGATCTGAAGCATACGGCCCATGTTCTCTGTCAGAAATTCAATGCGCTCGATGAATACGACGAGGGCCGTCTGCCGATCATCAAAGAGTTTATCGGAACAATCGGTGAAAATTATTATTTTCAGGGGCCGATCCAGTTCAATTACGGCTGTCATACGTTTATCGGGAAGAATTTCTTTGCGAATTTCAATACGACGATCATGGACGACGGGCGGATTTTCATCGGGGACAACGTGATGTTTGGCCCGAACGTTTCCCTTATGGCGACCTCGCATCCGCTGATCCCAAAGGAGCGGACGGCTATGCACTATGAGGACGGGCATGTTTCGATGTCCGAATACGCAGAAGAGATCCATATCGGGAATAATGTCTGGCTCGCATGCAATGTGGTTGTGCTGGGCGGGATGCATATCGGGGATAATGCGGTGATCGGAGCGGGAAGTGTCGTAACGAAGGATGTTCCGGCGGATTTTCTTGCGTTCGGGAATCCTTGCAGGCCGGTAAGGCGGATCACTGAGAAGGATTCGAAGCTGGATCTGTTGTGAAATGGCAGAAAATTGACTGATTGAGCCAGAGCGATTATATATTTCCGGAACGAAAGACCCATCATGCAGAATTCAAAAGCGCTTCTCTGGATTACCGTGATCCTTATCATCTCTGTGACCGGCATGTGGGTAATTCTCGAACCGTTTAGTGACCTAAGCGAGGCGTTTACGATGCGCCCCATTTCGGAGGATGAACTGCCGCATCATGCTGTTCTCATGAATCTGACGGAGGAGGATTTTGCGGCCCATCCGAGTCTGTATGAGTGTATGGGTAAATATGTGCATATCTATGAGCGGCCCCTGGATTATTTTAAGTTTTCAGGGGTCACCTCTCAGCAGGGGCAGGAAATTTACGGGAAGTACGGCGGGAAGATCCTTTTCTGGAACGGGACCTATTATCAGTTCCTGTTTCTTACGACCTGAGATAGAGGAGAGGAGGGAAGAAGAAAAATCGTTTGCGGGTCAAATCCCCGCATAACCGCGAGATTTCCCAAAAGAGCATTCAGGGATAGTTTTATCGTGACAGAGTGACCTATCCCTAGGTATTGGAGGGTAGATGACATTTACTGAAGATGTAGTACGGAATGCGTTTGAGAAAGTGAACGGATATTGTCAGAGCTGCGGGAAGAAGCTGATCTATGCAAACAGGGGAAATGTGGCAGGACGGGGAGGCTGGGATGCGAAACATATCAAGCCGGTGAGCGAAGGGGGAAAGGATGATGTTCGAAACTGTATGATTCTCTGTATGGACTGTCTGGAAAAACCGGGATCATCGACGCCGGAAAAGACCCCGTCCGGGAATGTCGATATTTTGAGTTTCAGCGAGAGAAGAAAGTTATTGTAAATTTTTTACTGTTTTATTTCATCATCCTTCGTGCCGTTACGTTTTTTGAGAAGGAGAACTACGCCGGTGATAAGAAATGCCAGTCCGAATAGTGCAAAGAGGTCGAATTCGAGAGACCAGGGGGTGAATATCGCCGTGCCAATGCCGCAGATCAATGCAAGAATGAGGGATTCTACACCAGATATTTTCGGGAGATAACGGTTTGACATTGTTTATGCATGATCATATTACTATAAATGTATTTTGAGTTTGCCTGGGGGTTGGTGTCAGGTCGGTTTTTGGAAAATGTGACACTGATGTTTTTGGGAGGGATCGGTGTCAGGTTTTGAAAAATGATGGTGACACCAAAAAACCGCTGATTCCAGCTTGATTTTAAAAAAATACGGGATATGACGGATTTATTATGGAGTGTCAGGTTTTTCCCAAAACTCCCAATACTATAGTATTTAGGGGTGGAATGAGGTATCTGACAATTTTCCCAGGGTTTTGAAAAAAATGTGACACCAATGTTTTTGATGGGAGTCGATCCCTATCGGGAGTTACATTTCCAGGGAGCACATTTTTTTCAAAACCCTGGGAAAATTTGTAAAATCTCTATCTAAGCCTAAATACTATAAAATGAGAGTTTTGGGAAAAATGTGCACCCTCTTTGAAAATCTCCTAAATCGGGCTATTTTTCAAAAAAGAGCGAGAATCACAGCATTATCAGGGTGCACGTAGATTTTTGAAACCTGCACCCAAAACACAAATAAAAACCGAGGGAGCAGGTCGGACCTGCACCCTGCTTTTTAGCATGCCTGAATATCCGTGTTCCCCGAGACGTACGTTTATCATACCCCAAGACGAGGAAAAGTGTATGGCACTTACGAGTATTATGATCGGTGATGTCCTCATCGACATGAGCATAGTCAGCATAGGTTTGACGATCATAGGGATCCTGATCTCGACGACGGTGGCCGTTCTGCTGTCCCGATTCCAGAAACGGTCGATTGCAGAGATGCTGAACATCCAGAACAATCTGGCAAATACCGAGTCGGCGCTGAATGCTATGATGGATCCGGAACTTCAGGCCTATCGGGATCTCGCTCCGGTGATTTCTCACTGCTATTCGACGGCATTACTGCTGCATCCGGATAAGGAGCTGAAAGGCGGTCCGCCGGCAAGCGATGTAAAAGCACGAGCCAAATGGCATCGGGAAAGGTCCGAGGAGCTTTTGAAAAAAGCCCACACGATACAGTATATGACGGAGGCAAACATCTCCTTCATCCCGGAAAAGGTCCTGCAGAGTCTGAATACTTTTATCGACGTCTGTATGAACCAGGCATTCGATTATGCGTTGGCATATATCCCGGATAAGGATGAAAAGGATGACAGTGAAGCGTCGGGTCAGTGGAGGGAGAGATGCTATGAGAGAAATGCCGAGATCAAATCAGCCTTCGAGGCGTTTCAAAGCGATCTGAAAGCGAGAATGGATGAGCTGAAGATGGGTGAGTGATTCGGGATAGATAAAATTATTTAACCGCGAATCTCCGCGAATCGCATTTTTCTTGCGTCGTCGTGCTCTGCTCCGGCTTATCGCCTTCGCAGGAATCGCACGCCGTCTGGAAAAATGCTGGGGAAAAACCCGCGTGCCGGTTTTTCAAAAAGAATATTCCCTTGATTTGTTCTTTTTTTACGAAAATGATTTGCCCCAAATACATGCATTTTGCTTCATTAGGGAGATAAATAATAAACAAGAATGTCCCTATAGATTCATATGACTAGTCGTTGTCCCCCCTCTACATTTGAAAAAGATTTACTGAACAGAAAAAAATTTGCTGATATTCTCACTGAACTCATAAAAGAGGGGGAGCCAACAACAAATGAAAATTCTTTTGTAATGGCCTTAAATTCTCCATGGGGTAGTGGAAAAACCTGTTTTATTGATATGTGGATTGATCAGATGAACAAGGATCATCCAGAATTCAATATAATCAAATATAATGCCTGGGAAAATGACGATTGTAATAATGCACTTCTTCCAATTATCTGTAGTTTTAACCAGTTGCTACCAAAATATCCTGATATAAATAAAGAAGAGATAGACAAACGAATTGTTTCAGGTATCAAAACAGTGGCTTCGGGTGTCCTAAAAATTGGAGCATCAGTTATTGTTGGTTCTGAAGTTGTGCAACTTGCAGATAAATTCTATAATGTTGTAACTACTCCAACACCAGAAGATATCAATGCAAAGTATAAGAACTTAAATCAAGAAAAGGAGGCATTCAAAAAACTTATTGGGAGCTTTGTTCCAGATGGTGGAAAACTTTTGATATTTATTGATGAACTTGATCGTTGCCGTCCGACATATGCTATAGAAACTTTAGAAGTGGTAAAACACTTTTTTGATATTGATGGTGTTGTGTTTGTATTTTCTGTAGACATAACACAGTTAAGCCATTCAATAAAAAATATTTATGGTGCTATTGATAGCGTTGGATATCTTCAGCGCTTTTTTGACAGACAGATATTTTTACCACGACCACACCTGATGGATTTACTTAAAAAGAATCTTACAGTTGAAAGAAATGGAAATCCGATTTTCTTATCAGATACAGCATCAATAATATCTGAATTAACTATAATATTCTCATTTTCATTAAGGGATGTTGAGATTATTTGTAGTAACCTACGTAAATTTTATGATGATAAGGCAAAAATATCTCTGGCAATTTATCCATATAAGTCTTCAGATAGATACAAGGAATTCCGTGCAGTATATGCTTTACTTTTTGCTCTAAAATATGGTCAACCTCTCCTTTATGCAGATATCGTAAACAATGGTGTTAACCTAGAGGACGAATATGTGAAAAAACTCAAGAAAATAGGTAGTAAAGGTATTGATATGTTCCTATCAAATTACAACTCAAATATATTATCCCCTAGTAATCTTCTAGAAATGCCAATCTATGGGATATTATCTTCTGAATTAACACCCGGGGGAAGCAGTCCCGTGTCAAATATGGTAGCTACGTGTTTGATATATTGGCATGATTTTGAAGACAACTTCCAAAAGTTCCCTACAAAGTATCAATCCACAAAATTATCAGATGTTATAAGAAACAATGTGGAGTCCTCACGAATGTTTTAGATTGCACTAAAAATGAGATAAAGGAAAAACATCATACAGATGAGCACCGTATGGACACAACTTTCTGTGTGTTTCAACTGTGATATGGTGAATCTGGGAGACAATTTCTACGACGGGAGATGTGATTAGATAGTTAGGATAATGGCTAAAAGGAAAATGCTAGGAAAAAACCGACGTTCGGATTTTTCTCTAAAATTACTCTATTATTTACGCTAGATGAGAGAGTGCAATAGAAAAACCCGCACGCGGGTTTTTCCCCAGCATTTTTCCAGACGGCGTGCGATTCCTGCGTAGGCGATAAGCCGGAGCAGAGCACGACGACGCAAGAAAAATGCGATTCGCGAGAATTCGCGGAGATTCGCGGTAAATAACCTCATCCATCAACACTCATCCCACTCCCTTCCATCAGAAATAAATGATTCAATAATCTCATAGGAATAAGACCTGAGAAGATTTTCTAAAAAATAAAAATGGAATTATTGTGTTCTTCTCACAGGAAGAACGTCACATACACGATGCCTGCAAGGATCGCCGCAACGACAAGAATAGTCACGAAATCCGCCGCATGGTAGACCAGTTTTCTCCGGTGCTCGGAAGCTTTCCGGTATCCCCGCATATCGATCGTCAGACCAAGCGTATCCGCCTTCGCAAGGGAATTCAGCATCAGCGGAAGCATAACCGGGCCAAGCTGCTTCAGCTTCCCGATGATACCCCCTCCCGGGAAGTACCCGCGGGAAAGCTGAGCCTCATTGATCCTGACACCCTCTCTCTGCAGAGTCGGGATAAACCGGATAGCGATCAAAAACATCAGTGCGTAATCGCCCGGGATCCGGAGCGTGTAGAGAGCATTCACCAGATCACGCGGCTGGGTCGAAATAACCAGCAGCTGGAACGAGAAGATCAGCACCGCAAACCGGAGAGCCATCTGCACTGCGAACATGATCGCGCCCGTCGTCACCGGGAACATCCCGTTCGGCAGAAGCGTAAACAGCACATCGCCCGATGCACTCGTAAGCACCGTCAGGACGACCAGAGCAAGACCCAGAATGATCAGCAGAGGGACCTGACGGATCAGCGGCTTCAAAAGCCCGCCGATCGCCGCGAATGCCAGAACGAAAATGACCATCCCGCCCAGAAGCAGCGGATTCGACGTAAAGATCGCCGCAAACATCATACCGACCGCGAAGAAGATCTTCGTCATCGGCGACAACCGGTGAACGAACCTGTTCCCCGGGATATACTGCATAATGTCTTCCATTTCACTCACCTCCGCGGATCGCGGTTATTTTACCCGTTTCCATCTCGATGATCCGGTCCGCATATCTGCCGGCAAGAACGGGGTCGTGCGTCACCATAAGGATCGTCTTACCCTCGTTTCGCATCCCGGTCAGAACACGCATGATCTCATACGACTCCTTCGGGTCGAGACCCGTCGTCGGCTCATCCATGATAACGATCTCCTGGCCCGTTGCCAGAACACAGGCAAGAGCAAGCTTCTGGCGTTCACCGCGGCTTAAATGCCGGGGATTCATCTTGGCTTTGCCGGCAAGGCCCACGGCCGCAAGAGAGACCGCCGGCGAAGCATCGGACTTGCCGATGTTCTTCAGACCGAACTGGATCTCCTTCTCGCAGGTGTTTTCAAACAGCATCGTGTCCGGGTTCTGGAACACCAGACCGACATGCTTTGCGATCTCCGGGATCGAACGGGACGAAATATCCTCGCCCTTCAGCAGGACCGATCCCGTATCCGGACGAAGAAGACCGTTCAGGTGTTTGACGAGCGTCGTCTTGCCCGACCCGTTCTCACCAAGGATCGCCGCGATCTCGCCTTTGTAGAAGGAGACCGAGACATCGTCCAGAGCAAGGACCTCGGGGAATTTGTGCGTGACGTGCGTTGCCTCCAGCACGACTTCGTGGGTCGGAGCGGTCTTTTCGAGCGCCGGGTAGTTGGTGTTCTCGGGTTTTGGAACGCCGTCGTAGACGATCTTCCCCTCGTTCATCGTGATCATCCGGGTGGCATAGCCGATCGTCTCATCGATCATGTGTTCGATCAAAACGATCGTGTGTCCCTTCGCCGTCATGCCTTTCAGCAGGTTGTAGACCTGGCGTCTGGCGTTTTTGTCCAGCTCGGAGGTCGCCTCGTCCAGAACGAGGAGAGGGGTCTCGCGGGAAAGGGCCGCGGCCATCGCAACGCGCTGTTTCTGGCCGCCGGAGAGATTATGCGGGGCACGGTCCGTTAAGTGGCCCGTACAGGTGATCTTGTAGATCTCGTCGAGTTTCTTTCTGACCTCGTCCTCGGGCAGGTCGCGGGTCTCGAGACCGGTGAGGATCTCCTCCTCGACCGTGGTGAAGATCAGCTGGGCATCGGCATCGTCAAACACCATGCCGACCTTGGAAGAAAGATCGGTCACGTCTTTGTATTCGTCGGCGTATTTTCCGTACAGAGAAATGTTTCCAACAACCGTCCCGCCGTATGCGTGAACGAGGACGCCGGAAATCGCACGGGCAAGCGTGGTTTTTCCAGCTCCCGACGGGCCGTTGATCACAACGAACTCGCCCGGGTTTATTTTGAGCGAAACGTTGTCGAGGGCGGGCGTCTCTGCCGCCTGATAGGTGAACGTAAGTTTATCCAAGGCGACCGAATCACTCGGCGCTGCCTCGGTGTGGGTAGTTTCGATGACGGTCTTCGTCTTCTGCATGACCGAAGTCGCCGGCATCGCGATGATCTTGGCGATGATGACGTTCACGATCATGGCGCTCATAACGATCGGGATCAGGGCAATCGCGAACGCCACGACAGTTGCGACGGTCGTTTCGGTCGTGAAGAACATCACGAAGCAGGTGACGATGATGAAAGTAAAACCGCTCGCAGGAGTGGCGATCGCGGTTGAAATTGCCGGGGCAAGGCGGGTATGATCCTTTACGAGTTTATACACCGCCAAACAGACCACGGCGCCGACCGGCTCCGAGATCAGGTTTCCCAACGGAAAGATCGAGTGCGAA
The sequence above is a segment of the uncultured Methanocorpusculum sp. genome. Coding sequences within it:
- a CDS encoding HNH endonuclease, with product MTFTEDVVRNAFEKVNGYCQSCGKKLIYANRGNVAGRGGWDAKHIKPVSEGGKDDVRNCMILCMDCLEKPGSSTPEKTPSGNVDILSFSERRKLL
- a CDS encoding pyridoxamine 5'-phosphate oxidase family protein, which translates into the protein MSAPLKIPKMQKSEYDSLIRNNVLSRIAFLGKEYPYIAPFLYVFDEKNLYFLSTRYGKKMELFSQNPAVSVEIENVAPEMSTYKFVTLLGKLSEVTDDARKRAVKSHFVQLISDKKISENSLYALGHLPTESPDKIVGEERTMVWKLVDVKEIVALKNA
- a CDS encoding helix-turn-helix transcriptional regulator, which translates into the protein MENRIKELRVARGMTQAELAEIISVSSRTIISLEKGLYNPSVLLAHKLSLVFECPIEEVFLFGKEDGI
- a CDS encoding methionine synthase, with amino-acid sequence MVPDPEDFYLTGTTYHIMDLPCIMPTTVVGSFPCVKGTGISSLIDPYKKAVQFAVAEQIRAGVDIISDGQVRADMVQAFVSKLPGISDKTVLGKIGAADKPITVGDTKYALTKTKYVKGILTGPCTLAYALQVDTPIYRNKEEVMMDLAAALHQEAKYLAETGVTIIQVDEPILSTGAISVDTAREALKIIFAGIKTPSCIHTCGMLGKIADSWTKLPVDILDFEYAVSMENLSVLSKRDLAGKKIGCGCVKSSDPHIESVKEIEERITACVDAFGAENILIDPDCGLRMHTPETAFEKLARMCEATRNVRGAL
- a CDS encoding Dabb family protein — translated: MIKHLVLFKLNDPACSEKVRDLLLSMKGTVEQIREIEVGIDYAHTERSFDVALSVIVDDEDALRGYAEHPYHAGPVKKYVQSVSEKSVTADYYI
- a CDS encoding ABC transporter ATP-binding protein, giving the protein MKSRDIALVGILLAVGAIARYISLFVPGAIVANLTIAFYCLAIILVVPKFKEALGIGVVAGIICAVFSHSIFPLGNLISEPVGAVVCLAVYKLVKDHTRLAPAISTAIATPASGFTFIIVTCFVMFFTTETTVATVVAFAIALIPIVMSAMIVNVIIAKIIAMPATSVMQKTKTVIETTHTEAAPSDSVALDKLTFTYQAAETPALDNVSLKINPGEFVVINGPSGAGKTTLARAISGVLVHAYGGTVVGNISLYGKYADEYKDVTDLSSKVGMVFDDADAQLIFTTVEEEILTGLETRDLPEDEVRKKLDEIYKITCTGHLTDRAPHNLSGGQKQRVAMAAALSRETPLLVLDEATSELDKNARRQVYNLLKGMTAKGHTIVLIEHMIDETIGYATRMITMNEGKIVYDGVPKPENTNYPALEKTAPTHEVVLEATHVTHKFPEVLALDDVSVSFYKGEIAAILGENGSGKTTLVKHLNGLLRPDTGSVLLKGEDISSRSIPEIAKHVGLVFQNPDTMLFENTCEKEIQFGLKNIGKSDASPAVSLAAVGLAGKAKMNPRHLSRGERQKLALACVLATGQEIVIMDEPTTGLDPKESYEIMRVLTGMRNEGKTILMVTHDPVLAGRYADRIIEMETGKITAIRGGE
- a CDS encoding energy-coupling factor transporter transmembrane component T, producing the protein MEDIMQYIPGNRFVHRLSPMTKIFFAVGMMFAAIFTSNPLLLGGMVIFVLAFAAIGGLLKPLIRQVPLLIILGLALVVLTVLTSASGDVLFTLLPNGMFPVTTGAIMFAVQMALRFAVLIFSFQLLVISTQPRDLVNALYTLRIPGDYALMFLIAIRFIPTLQREGVRINEAQLSRGYFPGGGIIGKLKQLGPVMLPLMLNSLAKADTLGLTIDMRGYRKASEHRRKLVYHAADFVTILVVAAILAGIVYVTFFL
- a CDS encoding P-loop NTPase fold protein; translated protein: MTSRCPPSTFEKDLLNRKKFADILTELIKEGEPTTNENSFVMALNSPWGSGKTCFIDMWIDQMNKDHPEFNIIKYNAWENDDCNNALLPIICSFNQLLPKYPDINKEEIDKRIVSGIKTVASGVLKIGASVIVGSEVVQLADKFYNVVTTPTPEDINAKYKNLNQEKEAFKKLIGSFVPDGGKLLIFIDELDRCRPTYAIETLEVVKHFFDIDGVVFVFSVDITQLSHSIKNIYGAIDSVGYLQRFFDRQIFLPRPHLMDLLKKNLTVERNGNPIFLSDTASIISELTIIFSFSLRDVEIICSNLRKFYDDKAKISLAIYPYKSSDRYKEFRAVYALLFALKYGQPLLYADIVNNGVNLEDEYVKKLKKIGSKGIDMFLSNYNSNILSPSNLLEMPIYGILSSELTPGGSSPVSNMVATCLIYWHDFEDNFQKFPTKYQSTKLSDVIRNNVESSRMF
- a CDS encoding sugar O-acetyltransferase translates to MTEEERIFAGRLFDARSKELRDLKHTAHVLCQKFNALDEYDEGRLPIIKEFIGTIGENYYFQGPIQFNYGCHTFIGKNFFANFNTTIMDDGRIFIGDNVMFGPNVSLMATSHPLIPKERTAMHYEDGHVSMSEYAEEIHIGNNVWLACNVVVLGGMHIGDNAVIGAGSVVTKDVPADFLAFGNPCRPVRRITEKDSKLDLL